DNA sequence from the Paenibacillus physcomitrellae genome:
ACGCAAACCTTTTCAGCTCCCTGGATTCTCAAAACGGGTAACAAGGGCCCAATTGCGCCTGTTTCGAAATTTTCATATAATCAGTATGTTGGTAAATTTATACGGGACAAAGGGAGGAAGGAACGAACATGGCATTTATGATTGCCCAAAGGGCTTTCTTGAAATTGTATCTGTTAAAGCTAGTTGAAGAGCACCGGGGATATGGGTATCAAATGCTGGAAGAGCTGAAGACGGAATTTGCCCCTCAGGGCTACGTTCCTCCTCAAAGCGAAATTTATCGGGCCCTCCACGAACTGGTTCAGGAAGGGATTTTGTACCGGACCAAGAAGCTGAAGGGCGGGGATCCCGGCGTCGATTTTCAGGAAATTGTGTTATATCATTTTACGGACAACGGCATGGAGAAAGCTCAGCTGTACCGCAAGCAGGTCAAAACGGATCTTGACCGGTGCCTGGGCATTTTGAACAAGGCGTCCCGGGATCATTTTTCCTGAGGTAAAAATATAGGTTGACAAGTGACGAATAACCACTTACTATACTAATGAAAGTTATAAAATAAATTTTAGTTATTTCCAGGAGGGAAATCATGTCACACGTTTTGTTTATTAAAGCTAACGGTCGTCCGGCCGAGCAAGCCGTTTCCGTTAAATTGTACGAAAGCTTTCTGCACAGCTACAAAGCTACCCATCCAGAGGATGCAGTAACTGAACTTGATTTGTTTGCTGCTGACCTTCCTTACTACGATAATGATATGCTGACTGGTTTGTACAAACTGGGTAACGATATCCCTGCTACTCAAGCCGAGCAAAAAGCGGCTGACCTGGCCAACACTTACCTGGATCAATTCCTGGCAGCTGATAAAGTCGTGTTCGCGTTCCCGCTTTGGAACTTCACGATTCCTGCCCAACTGCTTACTTACCTGTTCTACTTGAACCAAGCAGGCAAAACGTTCAAGTACACAGCTGAAGGTCCAGTAGGCCTTGTAGGCGAGAAGAAAGTTGCCCTGCTGAACGCACGCGGCGGCGTTTATTCCGAAGGCCCTATGGCTGGTCTGGAAATGTCCCTGAACTACGTGAAGAACGTTCTTGCTTTCTGGGGCGTGCAAAATCCTGAAGTGGTAGTGGTTGAAGGCCACAACCAATTCGCTGACCGTGCTGAAGCCATCATTGGCGAAGGCGTTAAACAAGCTGCTGAGCTGGCAACTAAGTTCTAATTAAGAGAAACTTACGCTAGATCTGCTCTGCCTGTATATTAAGGAGCACAGCTAATTAAAATAAGGAGAGTCGTCATTGACGGCTCTCTTTTTTTTTTAGGCTTTAGCCTGTTGAGCACGTGAAACGTGCGAAATATAAAACCACCCGCTATGCGGGTGGAGGGATCTAGGGTTACACCAATAAGACCATCCGGATAAAATTGAGATGTTCAGGCTCAATTCGAAAGGATGGTCTTATATGGAAAATAAAAATTTTAGTTTAGCGCACACAAAGTGGATGTGTAAGTATCACATTGTGTTCACCCCGAAGTATAGACGTAAAGAGATCTACAATCAAGTGAGACGAGATCTAATTGAAATCATGAAGCGTCTATGTAAATACAAGGGAGTAGAGATATTAGAAGGGCATATGATGCCGGATCATGTCCACATGCTGGTGGCGATCCCACCGAAAATATCGGTGTCTTCCTTTATGGGCTATCTAAAAGGGAAAAGCGCACTCATGATATTCGAGAAGCATGCCAACTTGAAGTATAAGTATGGGAATCGGAAATTCTGGGCGGAAGGCTACTACGTAAGTACAGTGGGGCTAAATGAAGCCACCGTCGCCAAGTACATTCGAGAGCAAGAGGCACATGACCAAGCCGTAGATAAGCTGAGTGTAAAAGAGTATGAAGATCCATTCAGCAGCAACAAGGGCAAGAAAAAGTAAAACCAGTTTAACTGGTAAGTGAAAGAGACAAATAACACTGAGCCTGAACGCTTTGTGGTCAGGCTAGCGTCTTTAGGCGCAGTTTGGTAACAGGGGGTTATACCCCTAGTGCAAACCACCCGTTGGACGGGTGGTTCTGATTTGATCTCTTAACCCTTTCGGGCCTTTTATAGATTTCCCGATAAAAGAATCAACTTGTCATTACATGGTGAATACAATTATACTCAGTTATATTTTAGAAGGAGCTGCAGACATCATGGATATGAACTGGGAAATTGCCTTGAAAATGGGCATTGCACTTCTGTTCGGACTGCTGATCGGCATAGATCGGCAGCTGAAGCAGAAGCCGCTTGGGATCAAAACAAGCATGGTTATCTCCATTGCCAGCTGTTTGATTACGATCGTATCGATCGAATCCTACCATAAATTTGCCGGACCGGAGCATCCGAATATGGACCCGATGCGCCTGGCGGCTCAGATTGTAAGCGGCATCGGTTTCCTGGGGGCGGGCGTTATTCTGCGCAGAAATAACGATGCCATTTCAGGGCTGACCTCGGCGGCGCTCATCTGGGCGGCTTCCGGACTCGGAATAGCCGTCGGTGCCGGATTCTATGAAGAAGCGGCCATTGCTGTCGTCCTGCTGATCATTTCGGTGAACTTTGTTCCGTACTTGATCAAGATGGTGGGGCCGACAAAGCTTAACAAAAGGGACGTTAATATCAAAATCGTCTTGAAAACCAATGATTCTTTAAGTGATATGATTCGAAGAATCGAAAATACTCATTTCGTCAAACTGGAAGACAAAACGACGGAACACCGGATCCGTCACTTGAAAATCAAAGACCTCGACGGCGAACGCCAGCAGGTCAGCATGGTTTTATCCGCCCAGCGCAAGGAATTTGCTACGGAGATTTATTATTTTATCCGCCATTTGGATTATGTGGTCAGCGTTGAAGTGGAACAATTGTAGCAATTCCAGAATAGAACAATTTTTGTTTGACAACTGCCCCCTCCGAAATTATACTTACTTACAAAAGGTAACAAACTATATGGAGGTGTGCAGCTGTCATGATATCCCCTTTATTCCTGGCCCACGGATCACCGATGCTGGCGGTTGAAGATAAACCTTATACCCGTTTCCTGAAACAGCTGGGCGACGGAATAAAACCTGAATTTGTGGTGATCTTTACCGCTCACTGGGAAGAGGAGAAGGTTACAGTTTCTTCCCATAACGGCGTTTACGATACCATTTATGATTTCTATGGGTTCCCGGATGAATTGTACAAAGTCCGGTACCCGGCAAGAGGAAACGTCGAGGCTGCTTCTAAAGTAACCGAAAGCTTAACGAAACAGGGAATTGCCTGGACGACCGACGAACAGCGTGGACTCGATCACGGATCATGGACCATGCTTCATCATATGTTCCCGGCGGCGGATGTGCCCGTTGTTCAGATTTCGGTTAATCCGTATCTCAGCCCGGCGGCTCAGCATCAAATCGGAGCGGCGCTTCGCGACCTGACAAAACAGGATGTTCTGATCATCGGCAGCGGCGTGACGGTGCATAATTTGAGAGCCGTCAATTGGGGAGCAACCAAGCCCGATGCCTGGGCCACTGAATTTGACGATTGGCTGATCCAGCATATGCAGGGGAATGACTTGCAGACGTTGTTCCGCTACCGGACCGAGGCTCCTCATGCTGAACGGGCCGTTCCTCGGGCTGAGCATTTTGTGCCGCTGTACATTGCCATGGGAGCAGGGGAT
Encoded proteins:
- a CDS encoding helix-turn-helix transcriptional regulator, with product MAFMIAQRAFLKLYLLKLVEEHRGYGYQMLEELKTEFAPQGYVPPQSEIYRALHELVQEGILYRTKKLKGGDPGVDFQEIVLYHFTDNGMEKAQLYRKQVKTDLDRCLGILNKASRDHFS
- a CDS encoding FMN-dependent NADH-azoreductase — translated: MSHVLFIKANGRPAEQAVSVKLYESFLHSYKATHPEDAVTELDLFAADLPYYDNDMLTGLYKLGNDIPATQAEQKAADLANTYLDQFLAADKVVFAFPLWNFTIPAQLLTYLFYLNQAGKTFKYTAEGPVGLVGEKKVALLNARGGVYSEGPMAGLEMSLNYVKNVLAFWGVQNPEVVVVEGHNQFADRAEAIIGEGVKQAAELATKF
- the tnpA gene encoding IS200/IS605 family transposase, with protein sequence MENKNFSLAHTKWMCKYHIVFTPKYRRKEIYNQVRRDLIEIMKRLCKYKGVEILEGHMMPDHVHMLVAIPPKISVSSFMGYLKGKSALMIFEKHANLKYKYGNRKFWAEGYYVSTVGLNEATVAKYIREQEAHDQAVDKLSVKEYEDPFSSNKGKKK
- a CDS encoding MgtC/SapB family protein gives rise to the protein MNWEIALKMGIALLFGLLIGIDRQLKQKPLGIKTSMVISIASCLITIVSIESYHKFAGPEHPNMDPMRLAAQIVSGIGFLGAGVILRRNNDAISGLTSAALIWAASGLGIAVGAGFYEEAAIAVVLLIISVNFVPYLIKMVGPTKLNKRDVNIKIVLKTNDSLSDMIRRIENTHFVKLEDKTTEHRIRHLKIKDLDGERQQVSMVLSAQRKEFATEIYYFIRHLDYVVSVEVEQL
- a CDS encoding DODA-type extradiol aromatic ring-opening family dioxygenase gives rise to the protein MISPLFLAHGSPMLAVEDKPYTRFLKQLGDGIKPEFVVIFTAHWEEEKVTVSSHNGVYDTIYDFYGFPDELYKVRYPARGNVEAASKVTESLTKQGIAWTTDEQRGLDHGSWTMLHHMFPAADVPVVQISVNPYLSPAAQHQIGAALRDLTKQDVLIIGSGVTVHNLRAVNWGATKPDAWATEFDDWLIQHMQGNDLQTLFRYRTEAPHAERAVPRAEHFVPLYIAMGAGDLSRTEIIYRDYEFGNMSYMCVKF